A window of bacterium genomic DNA:
CCACGGGTTTGAGCGGTGGATTAAAGGCCGTGTATTTTCCAGAAAATACCGAGATCGGTTATGCGGTTGGTGATTACGGCATAGTGATCAAAACCACGAATGGCGGCAGCGACTGGGTGGAGCAGTATTCAGGCGTGACTTCTGAGCTTTACGCCGTTCAATTCCCGATTGATTGCGACACCGGCTTTGCGGTTGGTTATAACGGTGTCATCATAAAAACCACCGACGGCGGCGAAAACTGGTTCGGGCTGACCTCGGGCACTACCGAAGGATTGCTGGCGATCGATTTCCCGGTGGACGCAAGCGTCGGTTACGTTGGCGGGAGCGATGGTGTTCGGAAAACAGTAAACGGCGGAATTACCTGGACCGATATCACACCGGCAACAATGTATGTGTGTATTGAAGATATTGACTTTCCCGTGAATACGCAGGTTGGTTATGCCGTGGGATGGGATATGTTCATTTTCAAGACCACAAATGGCGGGGTAACATGGGATACCATGCGTCCTTATGATGCAGGGAAAGAATACGCAGCGGTCCATACGGTACATTTTCCCTTAAATGACCAGGTCGGTTATTTTGGCGGCACCGGCTTCGAGATATTTAAGACTACGGACGGCGGCCTGACATTTAGTCATCAGTTTGTGCCTAAGGGTATTGTTTACTCAGTTTGGTTCCCAGTTGACGACGATACCGGGTTTGCCGCGTGTTGCGAAGCCTGCATACTTAAGACAACCGATGGCGGCGGAACTTTCATCACCGAGCAGACCGGTCGGAAAATCCCGGTGTTGCAGTTTTGTGTTAACCCCAATCCGTTCAGATCGGATGCCCGGGTCCCTGGCCATGAGAGTGAATTGTTCAATATTTATGATGTCACCGGCTGCCTGGTTGTGTCATGCCGCGGCGCCATGCTGGGTGAAAACTTAAAACCCGGTGTTTATTTTGTTGCACCGGCCGGCAGGGCTAATCCGAGCGTAAAGATCGTAAAACTGCAGTAGGTAAAGCGATCTCAAATACCAACGACGGACATTAGATGACTATCCAGCAGAGCCAGCATGATATATGGATACTGCTCGAAATACATGAGGAAAGATTAAGCATACTATATAACGCTTATGCCAAGAAATTTCCCGAGTATGAGGCTTTTTGGTCGGGTTTGGCGGCGGATGAAGTTGAACATGCCGGCCTTGTGCATCAATTAAGTGCCGAAAAAAAGGCGGTGGATTATAACGCGGATAGATTAAATGCATCGGCGGTAGAGATCTCGATTGGATATCTGAACGATCAAATAGCTAATATCAAAAAATATGATATATCGCTCATCAATGCATTATCCATTGCCATGAATTTCGAGAGATCCATAATGGACGGTAAAATTTACGAAGCATTTAAAGGGCGTTCGACATCCGCTAAGAATATTTTGCAGAAGCTGACAAGTAGTCTGAAGAAGCATGTGGATTTGACAGAAAAAGCCTGGACAGAAAACAGAAGATTTTACTGAAGATCGGGCAACGCCAACGTAATCAAACGGCCAGGGGGCCTGACCTTGAAACCGGAAACTGATCGTTAGCGGCTTAGCCGAAGGGAGAACAAAATGAAAATCAATCACTGTGTTGGTATCGTTATACCCATACTACTGCTGTTGTTATGTTCCTGTCAGCCGCAGTATAAGGTGGTCTTAAAAGATGTTAATATTACCAATATTGGCCTGAATGAAACCGAGTTTGATTCCAAGGTTTGGGTGACATGCAAATGGTTCCGCTCCATTAAGCTTACGGATATAACATATGATGTATACTATGATAACAAAAAATTCGGGGAGGGAGCATATTCGGGGGAAATTATATTGGGGAAAAACGCGGATACTTTACTGCATTTTCCCTGCACGGCAAAAAATCTGAGCACCGCTTTGCCTTTTATCGGTTCGCTTATAAAGGGCGATTTTGATTATGAGGTTAGAATGAATCTAAAGGTCAAAGCCTGGATATATCAAAAGCGGATCACCACGAATTATTTTGGATCCAAAAAGATGTGGTAACTGGAAATCCGACCTGCCCCGCGATAAAACACACGGGATTAGTAGAAAACCATAATTTGTAAACTTGAGAATCCGAGGTGATTCATTTCTGGTTCAGCAGTTTGATCCCGCGAGTATTGGCTTCGGATAAAAATTCAACGGAAATATTCTATGAGGTTTTCAGGCAAAGTCAACGGCCTTTACGGGTCGACCTGTTTACTGTTCTTTACGGTCGTTGACTTTATTCGTTCGCACATTATAATAATGGCGAAAATCAGCAGCGTGATCGATTGTAAAGGGGGTTGCATTATGAAGCAGTTCATTCTTTTTTTGATGATTGCATTATTCGGCTGTCAGAATGGACGGGAATCGAAACCGGTCGAACCCGATGCAAAAATCCTTAAGTTTACCGTCACCAGTACGGCCTTTGAAGAAGGCGGCATGATACCAAAAAAATATACCGGTGACGCGGAAAACATATCGCCACCCCTGGCATGGAGCGAGATACCCGGACAAGCCAAAAGTCTGGCTCTTATCGTTGACGACCCGGACGCGCCTTCCGGCGGCTGGGTTCACTGGGTGGTCTATAACATGCCCGCCGCGATGAAGGAAATGCCCGAAGACATTGGTCCGGACGAGCGGGTCCCGGGGATCGGCATCCAGGGCAAGAACGATTTTGGGAAAATCGGCTGGGGCGGGCCATACCCGCCATCAGGAACGCACCGGTATTTTTTCCGGCTCTGCGCTCTGGACGTGGTGCTGGATGATGTGCCGGGTTTAACCAAAAAACAACTGGTTATGGCGCTCCAGGGCCACATCCTGGCCCAGGGCGAATTGATGGGCCGTTATAAAAGGTAACCGGATCACTCCTTGTATCGCCCGTTCACTGATTCCTTTCTAGGGGCTTCATAATCAACAAACAAGCGTTCGTATTCTGTGCTCATCAATGGCGAGGAGATCAAAAAATCAGCGGTCGACCGGTTGCACGCAACCGGGATATTCCAGACGACCGATAGCCGCAGCAAAGCTTTGACATCTACATCATGGGGATGGGGTTCCATGGGATCCCATAGAAAAATCATGAAATCAATTTGCCCGTCGGCAATTTTCGCGCCGACTTGTTGATCGCCGCCCAGGGGACCGCTCTTGAACCTGGTTACTTCAAGGCCGGTCTCTTCGTTAATCAGCTGGCCGGTTGTTCCGGTGGCATAAAGGTTGTGCTTTTCAAGTGAACCCTTATTATATTTCACCCATTCGAGCAGGTCCTTTTTTCTGTTATCGTGGGCAATAAGAGCGATGTTCTTTTTTGCTTTCATCTTTATCGTTTTATAAGTCATCGAACCTCCGTTATCTATTTAGATCCTAACTAATAAATCTTAATTTTTATCTGGACCTGGTGATTATAACTGTTATGCAGTCTAAAATCAAGAGTCAGTGAATATCCGGTGCAGCGTTAGCGTGCAATCTCGCTGGATTCTGGTATCAATACATCCAGCTCTGCGCCCCTGTCGATAATGTAACAGGTCCCGGGATATTTAAGCGCGCCTAAGGCAAGAAACATGTCGCCGGTAGCACCGGCGAAACCGAATATAAAAAGAATCCCGGAAAAAAATCTTACGTCCACGGATGAATGGAAAATCACATACAGCAGGATGCCAAATAGTGATAATATAAATCCGGGCGCGAAGGTATACAATAAATAGCGATTACGCCGTAAGGGTTTGTCCACGCTGACCTCCCAGGTCAATATCTTGATACGTAAACGCACGCTGCTTACGGGAACATACAAATAGGCGGTCATCATGTGGATCAATTCGTGGATTATGACAAGGCCAATCGCATAGGGGAGGAGCACTAAGCTGCGTAATCCCTGAAGCCATTGTGGATACGGAGTGTCAAGCACCTGGAAGAATAAAAACCAAATACCTATGGCAATAAGTACTGCCACAACACTCATAATGTATATATTGATCTTTACGTTACCGACTTTTTTCATGTTTTATTTTCTTCATAACGTAATTTGCCTGTTAGGCGATTATATTCGATGTCAAAATGAAGTCAATGAACAAAAACTGACCTGCCCCGCTATGCATCAT
This region includes:
- a CDS encoding LEA type 2 family protein, encoding MKINHCVGIVIPILLLLLCSCQPQYKVVLKDVNITNIGLNETEFDSKVWVTCKWFRSIKLTDITYDVYYDNKKFGEGAYSGEIILGKNADTLLHFPCTAKNLSTALPFIGSLIKGDFDYEVRMNLKVKAWIYQKRITTNYFGSKKMW
- a CDS encoding YbhB/YbcL family Raf kinase inhibitor-like protein translates to MKQFILFLMIALFGCQNGRESKPVEPDAKILKFTVTSTAFEEGGMIPKKYTGDAENISPPLAWSEIPGQAKSLALIVDDPDAPSGGWVHWVVYNMPAAMKEMPEDIGPDERVPGIGIQGKNDFGKIGWGGPYPPSGTHRYFFRLCALDVVLDDVPGLTKKQLVMALQGHILAQGELMGRYKR
- a CDS encoding methylglyoxal synthase; the protein is MTYKTIKMKAKKNIALIAHDNRKKDLLEWVKYNKGSLEKHNLYATGTTGQLINEETGLEVTRFKSGPLGGDQQVGAKIADGQIDFMIFLWDPMEPHPHDVDVKALLRLSVVWNIPVACNRSTADFLISSPLMSTEYERLFVDYEAPRKESVNGRYKE
- a CDS encoding DUF3267 domain-containing protein gives rise to the protein MKKVGNVKINIYIMSVVAVLIAIGIWFLFFQVLDTPYPQWLQGLRSLVLLPYAIGLVIIHELIHMMTAYLYVPVSSVRLRIKILTWEVSVDKPLRRNRYLLYTFAPGFILSLFGILLYVIFHSSVDVRFFSGILFIFGFAGATGDMFLALGALKYPGTCYIIDRGAELDVLIPESSEIAR